The following are encoded together in the Scytonema millei VB511283 genome:
- a CDS encoding methyl-accepting chemotaxis protein yields MKLSLTAKAIAFSIALGTLPAMAIGVSNYISASNNYRQNAIQSQESLAFSLADKVGRFMFERAGDIRVISRLPILNNPEGTKEITQQQRQNVLDGFMRIYGVYDSIAVMDLSGKVILRTTGETSTNLADRDYFKEVIRTKQIAIIQPRKSSNGEVTVHLAAPIINANTGKMIGVVRARMPVKSLDSILNEKIFNASQQTQQVGSSSKEYHLISSDEKFFAAREAEQVGRDAKEDFASFVKMHAEKKMATAIDIDRLDKSEQLVSYAPVPNTEGMPELNWSVILAEDTKSVFAGQQQLITNLLLGTGITLLVAGGLAVLFASRTAKMIQQIANAVASSSTEIGATVEQQERTTTEQASSVNQTTVTVEELGAASRQSAEQAEASAAGARQALELADNGSKAVHQTMAEMSTVRDKVGAIAEQIMRLSEQTTQIGSISDLVADVANQTNMLALNAAVEAARAGEHGKGFGVVAGEIRKLADQSKKSAEKINALVNDIQASINSTVMATDEGTKSVDYGLRLAQGTVESFTGVADAVNHVFLNSQQISLSAKQQAVSVQQVVSAMNEINLGAKDTAAGINQVRVSTQQLNQVAQQLQAIV; encoded by the coding sequence ATGAAACTTTCATTAACAGCTAAAGCAATTGCTTTTTCTATCGCCCTTGGCACGCTGCCAGCCATGGCGATCGGAGTTAGTAACTATATTTCTGCGAGTAACAACTATCGCCAAAATGCAATTCAATCGCAAGAATCTCTCGCCTTTTCTTTAGCAGATAAGGTTGGGCGTTTTATGTTCGAGCGCGCTGGTGATATTCGAGTCATCTCTAGGTTGCCAATTTTAAATAATCCCGAAGGCACAAAAGAAATTACTCAGCAGCAAAGACAAAATGTGCTAGATGGATTTATGAGAATTTATGGCGTTTACGACAGTATCGCTGTCATGGATTTGTCGGGAAAAGTAATTTTACGCACGACTGGAGAAACATCGACAAATCTAGCAGATCGTGATTATTTCAAGGAGGTGATAAGAACTAAACAGATAGCGATTATCCAACCTCGAAAAAGCTCAAATGGTGAAGTTACCGTTCACTTGGCTGCTCCGATAATTAATGCCAATACAGGCAAAATGATAGGCGTAGTTCGCGCCCGTATGCCCGTAAAAAGCTTAGACAGCATTTTAAATGAAAAAATATTCAATGCATCGCAACAGACTCAACAAGTCGGATCGAGTAGTAAAGAATATCATCTCATCAGTTCTGATGAGAAGTTCTTTGCCGCACGGGAAGCAGAACAAGTCGGTCGCGATGCCAAAGAAGACTTTGCTAGCTTTGTCAAAATGCACGCCGAGAAAAAAATGGCAACAGCGATCGATATCGATCGCCTTGACAAATCAGAACAATTAGTCTCCTACGCGCCAGTACCGAACACGGAAGGAATGCCAGAACTCAACTGGAGCGTAATCTTAGCAGAAGATACAAAATCCGTATTTGCTGGGCAGCAGCAACTCATCACCAACCTATTGCTGGGAACTGGAATCACCTTACTAGTTGCTGGTGGGTTGGCAGTTTTGTTTGCTAGCCGTACAGCTAAGATGATTCAACAAATTGCCAATGCCGTTGCTTCCTCTTCTACTGAAATTGGAGCAACCGTCGAGCAACAAGAACGCACCACTACCGAACAAGCTAGTTCTGTCAACCAAACCACCGTCACTGTAGAAGAGTTGGGCGCAGCTTCTCGCCAATCTGCCGAACAAGCCGAAGCTTCTGCTGCTGGGGCGCGTCAAGCCCTAGAACTTGCCGATAACGGTAGCAAAGCCGTACATCAAACGATGGCAGAAATGTCTACCGTCCGCGATAAAGTGGGGGCGATCGCCGAGCAAATTATGCGATTATCAGAACAAACGACTCAAATCGGTAGTATTTCCGATTTAGTTGCAGATGTTGCCAACCAAACCAATATGCTAGCCCTGAATGCAGCAGTAGAAGCAGCACGGGCAGGAGAACACGGTAAGGGATTTGGTGTAGTTGCAGGTGAAATTCGCAAACTTGCCGACCAAAGTAAGAAATCTGCCGAGAAGATCAATGCATTAGTTAACGATATTCAAGCTTCAATTAACAGCACCGTAATGGCAACGGACGAAGGCACAAAATCAGTCGATTATGGACTGCGCTTAGCCCAAGGAACCGTAGAATCCTTCACTGGAGTCGCAGATGCCGTTAACCACGTCTTCCTCAACAGCCAACAAATTTCTCTCAGCGCCAAGCAGCAAGCGGTTTCCGTGCAGCAAGTCGTCTCGGCAATGAACGAAATCAACCTCGGTGCAAAAGATACGGCAGCTGGCATCAACCAAGTTCGCGTGTCAACGCAACAACTCAATCAAGTCGCCCAACAATTACAAGCAATTGTATAG
- a CDS encoding IS4 family transposase, whose protein sequence is MDQVTLLRQTLQPHLAWHGARLSFLAMFLIALFRVKTVNLAELATGFVGQAQTDSNYKRLQRFFRNFELNYYEIAKVIVGIMSIPEPWVLSLDRTQWQFGQTTFNILTLGIVHQGMAFPVLWWMLDKKGNSNTNERIELMEEVTALFPDREIAYLTADREFLGHEWFGYLLKHPTLPFRIRIRASDCLSNGRQSLKASVVFAHLKLQQTQVLPKRRRLWGYWLYVAALRLEDNELLVVVTPNSAATAIADYAARWGIETLFGTFKTRGFCLESTHFTDSERLSKLLALLTLALCWAFLTGQWLHQIKPLKIKKHGRKAKSLFRYGFDHLRAIVLNLEQKNAEFLNVLQFLSCT, encoded by the coding sequence ATGGATCAGGTTACGCTACTACGGCAAACTTTACAGCCCCATTTGGCATGGCATGGAGCCCGCTTAAGCTTTCTAGCCATGTTCCTCATAGCTTTGTTTCGCGTTAAAACTGTCAATTTGGCTGAATTAGCTACAGGATTTGTGGGACAAGCGCAAACCGACTCAAATTACAAACGGCTCCAACGCTTCTTCCGCAACTTTGAACTCAACTACTATGAGATAGCTAAAGTGATTGTGGGAATAATGAGCATCCCTGAACCTTGGGTGTTAAGCTTGGATCGGACTCAGTGGCAGTTTGGACAAACCACATTCAACATTCTGACTTTGGGCATCGTTCATCAAGGGATGGCATTTCCCGTGCTATGGTGGATGCTCGACAAGAAAGGGAACTCCAACACCAACGAGCGCATTGAGCTGATGGAGGAAGTAACTGCTCTGTTTCCAGACCGTGAAATCGCCTATCTCACTGCTGACCGGGAGTTTCTCGGACATGAGTGGTTTGGCTATCTGCTCAAACATCCTACCCTTCCCTTTCGGATTCGTATTCGCGCCAGTGATTGCTTGAGCAATGGACGACAAAGCTTGAAGGCAAGCGTTGTCTTTGCACACCTCAAACTCCAACAGACTCAGGTACTGCCCAAACGCCGTCGCTTGTGGGGCTATTGGTTGTACGTGGCTGCCCTACGGCTGGAGGATAACGAGCTATTGGTCGTAGTCACTCCCAATTCAGCCGCAACCGCGATCGCTGATTACGCAGCGCGGTGGGGCATTGAAACCCTATTTGGCACATTCAAAACGCGGGGCTTTTGTCTAGAATCAACCCATTTCACTGATTCAGAACGCTTGAGCAAACTCCTAGCTCTATTGACACTAGCCTTATGCTGGGCATTCCTTACAGGGCAGTGGTTGCATCAAATCAAACCGCTCAAAATCAAAAAGCACGGACGTAAAGCTAAGAGCCTGTTTCGCTACGGCTTCGACCACTTGCGGGCAATTGTCCTAAACTTGGAGCAAAAAAACGCTGAATTTCTCAATGTTTTACAATTTTTGTCCTGTACTTAG
- a CDS encoding hybrid sensor histidine kinase/response regulator, whose translation MIDDPELRDIYKTACAERMQKLEECLMHLEKHPGDREQLEDFLREIHTLKGDSRMLGVQGVETLTHQIEEVLAGVKRGENNLTAELCDRLYQGLDAMRQFVHEAVTGVAPSVNLFYVLARLMGAQSSPVSEDEELLPADTPIFTEPVAAADIPLFENDLFPEPPITALEDDLFSETPVTAPSEAIAASFDLLNDDLFLPEPPVLPKILPTPPSLPVKQPEITPAPVPEAKVKPQPAPAAEASETAQTSNYQIDTIRVEPQKLDTLMTQAGELTVTKLRIAQRMGEIEEILTLWEEWSRDAFVNRSVFDKIELGLHANNIKQLQNFQHRSEQRLERLGSLINHLKSTAYEDTARLDIVTGELESGIKTLRLLPLSNMFALFPRLVRDLAKQQGKEINLVIEGGDTKADKRILEEMKDPLLHLLRNAIDHGIETPQERESLGKPRTATIRLRGYQSASSIGIEVTDDGRGLNIDSIKRTAVRRGLHREEELEAMTTAQIQSLIFAPGFSTRTTVTEISGRGVGLDVVRANVERMKGTIQIESLPGMGCEFRIKLDTTLATTQVLIVEVNRMSYALPVEFVQTNLLVSRQEIFALEGSQTIAIEGQPVSVAWLADLLELPAIAPSLKSAAKMLPCVIVQVGSDRLGLLVDALLDRQDIVLKPQSKLLKRIRNVTGATILGTGEVCMVLNPQDLLKSVQKKPVALHASESSQQAQTKQKLLLVEDSIIIRTQVKRLLESAGYDVTAAVDGADGFNKLRTGSFDAVISDVQMPNLDGLGLAAKIRQHKEYQELPIILVTTLASDEDKRRGAEAGANAYLTKGTFDQKILLDTLNRLI comes from the coding sequence ATGATAGACGATCCAGAACTGAGAGATATATATAAAACAGCTTGTGCCGAACGGATGCAGAAGTTGGAAGAGTGCTTAATGCACTTAGAAAAACATCCAGGCGATCGCGAGCAACTCGAAGACTTTTTGCGAGAGATTCACACCCTCAAAGGAGACTCTCGAATGCTGGGTGTACAGGGTGTTGAAACCCTGACGCATCAAATTGAAGAGGTACTAGCCGGAGTCAAGCGGGGTGAGAACAACTTAACCGCAGAACTGTGCGATCGTCTTTATCAAGGACTTGATGCCATGCGCCAGTTCGTCCATGAGGCGGTTACGGGTGTTGCTCCAAGCGTCAATCTTTTTTACGTCCTCGCCCGATTGATGGGCGCACAGTCCAGTCCTGTGAGTGAAGACGAGGAACTATTACCTGCTGACACTCCCATATTCACCGAACCTGTAGCCGCCGCAGACATCCCACTATTTGAGAACGATCTATTTCCCGAACCACCCATCACTGCGTTAGAAGACGATCTATTCTCCGAAACGCCTGTTACTGCTCCATCTGAAGCGATCGCCGCATCATTTGACCTACTTAACGACGATTTGTTCTTGCCCGAACCTCCTGTATTACCGAAGATTCTCCCTACACCTCCATCACTGCCAGTTAAACAACCTGAAATTACACCTGCACCCGTACCCGAAGCTAAAGTCAAGCCGCAGCCAGCTCCAGCAGCCGAAGCCAGCGAGACAGCCCAAACTAGTAACTATCAAATCGATACGATTCGTGTCGAACCGCAAAAGCTCGATACGTTGATGACTCAAGCAGGTGAGTTAACGGTGACTAAACTGCGGATCGCTCAACGCATGGGTGAAATTGAAGAAATTCTCACCCTCTGGGAAGAGTGGAGTCGGGATGCTTTTGTCAATCGCTCGGTGTTTGACAAGATAGAGCTTGGCTTGCACGCCAACAACATCAAGCAATTACAGAACTTCCAACATCGGTCGGAGCAACGTTTAGAACGCCTCGGCTCTCTGATTAACCATCTGAAAAGCACGGCTTACGAAGACACCGCTCGGTTAGATATTGTCACTGGAGAATTAGAGTCAGGGATCAAGACTCTACGCCTTTTACCTCTATCGAATATGTTTGCGCTTTTTCCCCGTCTCGTCAGAGATTTAGCCAAGCAGCAAGGCAAGGAAATCAATTTAGTCATTGAAGGCGGAGATACCAAGGCAGACAAACGAATTTTAGAGGAAATGAAAGACCCATTGCTGCACCTGTTACGCAATGCAATCGATCACGGTATTGAGACACCTCAAGAACGAGAAAGCTTGGGTAAACCACGCACGGCAACTATCCGCTTGCGAGGGTATCAATCTGCTAGCAGTATTGGGATTGAAGTTACAGATGATGGGCGCGGTTTGAACATCGATAGCATTAAACGCACTGCTGTGCGACGGGGACTCCACCGCGAAGAAGAATTGGAAGCCATGACAACGGCTCAAATTCAATCGCTAATTTTTGCCCCTGGTTTCTCGACTCGAACGACAGTGACAGAAATTTCTGGTCGCGGGGTGGGTTTGGATGTGGTGCGGGCAAATGTCGAAAGAATGAAGGGGACGATCCAAATCGAATCTTTGCCTGGGATGGGCTGTGAGTTTCGGATCAAGTTAGATACGACTTTAGCCACCACTCAAGTTTTGATTGTGGAAGTTAATCGCATGTCCTACGCGCTGCCAGTGGAGTTCGTGCAGACAAACTTGCTCGTGTCTCGGCAAGAGATCTTTGCTTTGGAAGGCAGTCAAACGATCGCGATTGAAGGTCAACCAGTTTCCGTGGCTTGGCTAGCCGATTTACTAGAGTTGCCCGCGATCGCTCCTAGTCTCAAATCTGCTGCTAAAATGCTGCCTTGTGTCATAGTGCAAGTCGGTAGCGATCGCCTTGGGTTGCTAGTAGACGCTTTACTCGATCGGCAAGATATCGTTCTAAAGCCGCAAAGTAAGTTACTCAAGCGCATTCGGAACGTAACTGGTGCAACTATCTTGGGTACGGGTGAAGTTTGCATGGTTCTCAATCCTCAAGATTTACTCAAATCCGTACAGAAGAAGCCTGTAGCCCTACACGCCAGTGAATCGAGCCAACAGGCACAAACTAAGCAAAAGCTGCTATTAGTCGAAGACTCAATTATCATCCGCACTCAAGTCAAGCGCCTGTTAGAGAGTGCTGGCTATGACGTGACTGCTGCTGTAGACGGGGCTGATGGATTCAACAAGCTGAGGACAGGCAGTTTTGATGCTGTCATCTCAGACGTGCAAATGCCGAATTTAGATGGTTTGGGGCTAGCGGCAAAAATTCGCCAACACAAAGAATATCAAGAGTTACCAATTATTCTCGTCACAACTCTTGCTTCTGATGAAGATAAACGTCGAGGTGCAGAAGCAGGAGCAAATGCTTACCTCACTAAAGGTACGTTCGATCAAAAAATCCTACTCGATACGTTGAATAGATTGATTTAA
- a CDS encoding response regulator: protein MTPIKVLLVDDSPVAMSIFRKVLDSAPEVQVVGTAQDGAEALNLIPRVQPQVICTDLKMPKMDGLEFIKQVMAKTPLPILVLSDAVQKQDIDNVFQVLQAGAIDVMPKPASVSTADQEELKRQLITKIRVLASKQVSAKPLT from the coding sequence ATGACACCAATTAAAGTTTTATTAGTCGATGACTCTCCCGTTGCTATGAGCATTTTCCGTAAAGTACTTGATTCTGCACCAGAAGTGCAGGTTGTAGGTACAGCTCAAGATGGTGCAGAAGCTTTAAATTTAATTCCTAGAGTACAACCTCAAGTCATTTGCACTGACTTAAAAATGCCCAAAATGGATGGTTTGGAATTCATCAAACAAGTGATGGCGAAGACTCCATTACCAATTTTAGTTTTGAGTGATGCCGTTCAAAAGCAAGACATTGATAATGTGTTCCAAGTTTTGCAAGCTGGAGCCATCGATGTAATGCCAAAACCTGCATCAGTTTCCACCGCAGATCAGGAGGAACTAAAGCGCCAATTAATTACTAAAATTAGAGTTTTGGCAAGCAAGCAAGTTAGTGCAAAACCGCTCACATAA
- a CDS encoding chemotaxis protein CheW, producing METKPYLIFSLHDLQYGIDATLVQEIFLLPELNPIIEAPTDIAGILNLRSQLVPVMHLGLRLGYKIQNCHLNDSVIVLQWQDLRIGIIVNSVYEVKNISSEVIETNISYGRVKETTAQFIQSIAKLDADMILLLDPEQLICYSTVEDILPALNSEFNEIETHGDRPQLKEKESIHKHSFYDLYYPQVTPQEKAIFRERAENLRRQAESSDFTGLIPLAVFGLNGEYFGLDLDIVREFTNIRHMTQIPCCPNHIVGNMNLRGEIVTLVDIRQALNLSLDLDRTTSKAIVIRFNDTIAGIPVDEVFDVMYLRPSDLTPVPVAVHSANDEYLRGNAPYLEKMLTVLDLPQLLSKSSLVVDEEI from the coding sequence ATGGAAACTAAACCTTATCTAATTTTCAGCTTGCATGACTTGCAGTATGGAATTGATGCAACTCTCGTACAAGAAATTTTTCTGCTGCCCGAGTTGAATCCTATCATTGAAGCACCAACCGATATTGCAGGCATTTTGAATTTACGTTCTCAACTCGTACCCGTAATGCATCTCGGTCTGCGTTTAGGATACAAAATACAGAATTGTCACCTCAACGATAGCGTTATCGTTTTACAATGGCAAGATTTACGGATTGGGATTATTGTTAATTCCGTTTATGAAGTAAAAAATATTAGTTCTGAAGTTATAGAAACAAATATTTCATACGGACGAGTTAAAGAAACTACAGCGCAATTTATTCAGAGTATTGCCAAATTAGATGCAGATATGATCTTGTTGCTAGATCCAGAGCAACTGATCTGCTATTCTACAGTTGAAGATATTTTACCAGCACTAAATAGCGAATTCAACGAGATAGAAACTCATGGCGATCGCCCTCAGTTAAAAGAGAAGGAAAGCATTCATAAACATAGTTTTTACGATTTATATTATCCGCAAGTCACCCCACAAGAAAAAGCAATTTTTCGGGAACGGGCTGAGAACTTGAGACGGCAAGCTGAGAGTTCTGATTTTACTGGACTTATACCATTAGCAGTATTTGGTCTTAACGGCGAATATTTTGGACTAGATTTAGATATCGTGCGAGAATTCACCAACATTCGTCATATGACTCAGATTCCGTGCTGCCCAAATCATATTGTTGGCAACATGAATTTACGCGGAGAAATTGTCACTTTAGTAGATATTCGTCAGGCTTTAAACTTATCGCTCGATCTCGATCGGACTACCTCAAAAGCCATTGTGATTCGCTTCAACGATACGATCGCCGGAATACCTGTAGATGAAGTTTTTGATGTGATGTATCTACGTCCGTCAGATTTGACACCAGTACCAGTAGCAGTGCATTCCGCTAACGATGAATACCTCAGAGGTAATGCCCCATATTTAGAAAAAATGCTGACCGTACTTGACTTACCTCAGCTTTTATCTAAGAGCAGCTTAGTTGTAGACGAAGAAATTTAA
- a CDS encoding methyl-accepting chemotaxis protein, which translates to MKITRQLQATGIGLLIFAASNVVFVYLNTATSDSRIVNYAGIVRGGTQRLVKLELAGKKSDKLSAKLDTIVNGLRRGDRTLDLPAATEPEFIAKMKEIEKAWITLKATIAQVRKNSQYRTDLLSQSEDYFELADKTVSTAEVIAQAKVERLRMLQLVLFGMNLLILGIILWINRNIALSLQKSVGTIANTSTQIAAAISEQEQITVQQAVSVNQVSSTMDELGASSQQSAEQVEASATGARQALSLAEGGTKAVSNILEQMKLLEESVGAIATQILNLRGQTNEIGGISTLVSGIASQTNMLALNAAVEAARAGEHGKGFAVVAEEIRKLADQSKQSAEQINTLVADIQAAINATAIATERGTKTVGAGMEMTQGTATSFQGVANSIDSIFLNHQQISLNAQQQALATQQVMDTMNQLALSAQESAGGISQIKVGTQQLEMAAKNLLAMV; encoded by the coding sequence GTGAAAATTACAAGACAATTACAAGCAACTGGCATCGGACTATTGATTTTTGCTGCAAGTAACGTAGTTTTTGTTTATCTCAATACTGCTACATCTGATAGTCGAATTGTGAATTATGCGGGGATTGTCAGAGGTGGGACTCAGAGATTAGTTAAATTAGAACTGGCTGGCAAAAAAAGCGATAAATTAAGTGCCAAACTAGACACAATTGTTAATGGATTGAGGCGAGGCGATCGCACGCTTGACTTACCTGCGGCAACCGAACCAGAGTTTATTGCCAAAATGAAAGAGATTGAAAAGGCTTGGATAACTCTGAAAGCTACTATCGCTCAAGTTAGGAAAAATTCACAATATCGCACCGACCTGTTGAGCCAAAGTGAAGATTATTTTGAATTGGCAGATAAAACTGTATCGACTGCTGAAGTCATCGCTCAAGCCAAAGTCGAAAGATTACGGATGTTGCAGCTAGTTTTATTTGGTATGAACCTATTAATTTTGGGCATTATTCTGTGGATCAACCGTAATATTGCCTTGAGTTTGCAAAAATCTGTCGGAACGATTGCCAATACCTCAACTCAAATTGCTGCGGCGATTTCAGAACAGGAACAAATAACAGTTCAACAGGCTGTTTCTGTGAATCAAGTTAGCAGCACGATGGACGAGCTAGGTGCTTCTTCTCAGCAATCGGCAGAGCAAGTAGAAGCTTCTGCTACAGGAGCTAGGCAAGCGTTGTCACTCGCTGAGGGAGGTACTAAAGCTGTCAGTAACATTTTAGAACAAATGAAATTGCTTGAGGAAAGTGTAGGTGCGATCGCCACCCAAATACTCAATTTGAGGGGACAAACAAATGAGATTGGTGGAATTTCCACTCTAGTATCGGGCATAGCCAGTCAGACCAATATGCTAGCGCTGAATGCAGCAGTGGAAGCAGCCAGGGCAGGAGAACACGGTAAAGGATTTGCTGTCGTAGCTGAAGAAATTCGTAAATTAGCCGACCAAAGCAAACAATCGGCAGAGCAAATTAATACTCTTGTTGCAGATATTCAAGCAGCAATTAATGCAACTGCGATCGCTACTGAAAGAGGCACAAAAACAGTTGGTGCGGGTATGGAAATGACTCAAGGAACGGCAACCTCGTTTCAAGGTGTGGCGAATTCAATTGACAGTATCTTTTTAAATCATCAACAAATTTCGCTCAACGCCCAGCAACAAGCACTAGCGACTCAACAAGTTATGGATACTATGAATCAACTCGCCTTATCAGCTCAAGAATCAGCGGGTGGGATTAGCCAAATTAAAGTTGGTACTCAACAACTAGAAATGGCGGCTAAAAACTTATTGGCAATGGTGTAA
- the cheB gene encoding chemotaxis-specific protein-glutamate methyltransferase CheB encodes MPKFPVKVLLVEDSPVVLAILKKLLATTSEIEVVGTASNGQEALEKIPELQPNVICTDLHMRKMDGLEFTKQVMAKHPLPILVISSSVQESDTNTIFQLLQAGAIDVFPKPAMGTPSEYDRIKQELITKIKVLSGVSVFTKPLKQPVLSTAAQPLVQGRISGSHSGLSSIRMVAVGASTGGPQALQKLFSHLPSHFPAPVICTQHISEGFLHGLVSWLATECQVKVKIAQDGEIPSPGTIYFAPEKCHLEFSSLGKFTLNRATGVVDGHCPSVTVMFKSAAQFYGKGIIGVLLTGMGRDGATGMQAIAQAGGMTIAQDEATSIVFGMPKEAIALGAVQHILPIQSIAPFVLSRVFVR; translated from the coding sequence ATGCCAAAATTTCCAGTAAAAGTTTTATTAGTTGAAGATTCACCTGTTGTCTTGGCAATTCTGAAAAAGCTCTTAGCTACGACATCAGAAATAGAAGTCGTTGGCACGGCTAGCAACGGTCAAGAAGCTTTGGAAAAAATTCCCGAGCTGCAACCTAACGTCATTTGTACAGACCTACACATGAGAAAAATGGATGGTCTGGAGTTTACCAAACAGGTGATGGCAAAACACCCTTTACCAATTCTAGTTATCAGCAGTTCGGTACAGGAGAGCGACACCAATACGATTTTTCAATTGCTACAAGCTGGAGCGATCGATGTCTTTCCCAAACCTGCAATGGGAACACCTTCAGAGTACGATCGCATCAAGCAAGAATTAATTACCAAAATTAAAGTACTTTCTGGTGTCAGCGTCTTCACGAAACCATTAAAGCAGCCCGTACTCTCAACCGCAGCTCAACCCTTAGTTCAAGGTAGAATTTCAGGATCTCACAGCGGGTTATCCTCAATTCGGATGGTGGCTGTCGGTGCTTCTACAGGTGGTCCCCAAGCATTACAGAAGCTTTTTAGCCATCTACCAAGTCACTTCCCAGCGCCCGTTATTTGTACTCAGCATATTAGCGAAGGATTTTTGCATGGATTGGTGAGTTGGCTGGCAACTGAGTGTCAAGTCAAAGTTAAGATTGCTCAAGATGGGGAAATTCCATCACCGGGAACGATTTATTTTGCGCCAGAAAAGTGTCATTTAGAATTTAGTTCTCTAGGCAAATTTACTCTTAACCGAGCAACTGGCGTCGTAGACGGTCACTGCCCCTCAGTTACAGTCATGTTTAAATCTGCTGCCCAGTTTTACGGTAAGGGAATCATAGGCGTGCTACTAACAGGAATGGGTAGAGATGGTGCTACGGGAATGCAAGCGATCGCCCAAGCCGGAGGAATGACAATTGCTCAAGACGAGGCAACTAGCATCGTGTTTGGAATGCCAAAAGAAGCGATCGCTCTAGGAGCCGTGCAACACATCTTACCGATTCAAAGCATAGCTCCCTTCGTGCTGAGTCGGGTTTTTGTTAGGTAA
- a CDS encoding HesB/IscA family protein: protein MTSATQSQQRGIQLTQAALQHISFLRDRQGQDLCLRVGVRQGGCSGMSYMMDFEDISKVRADDEVYDYEGFKIVCDRKSILYLYGLQLDYSNAMIGGGFQFTNPNANQTCGCGKSFGV, encoded by the coding sequence ATGACATCAGCAACCCAGTCTCAACAGCGAGGCATTCAGTTAACCCAAGCAGCTCTGCAACATATTTCATTTCTGCGCGATCGCCAAGGGCAAGACCTCTGCTTGCGGGTGGGAGTGCGTCAGGGTGGCTGCTCTGGAATGTCCTACATGATGGATTTTGAAGATATTAGTAAAGTTAGAGCCGATGATGAAGTCTACGATTACGAGGGCTTCAAGATCGTGTGCGATCGCAAAAGCATCTTATACCTTTATGGCTTACAGCTAGATTACAGTAATGCCATGATCGGTGGCGGCTTCCAATTCACGAACCCCAACGCCAATCAAACTTGTGGCTGCGGGAAATCGTTTGGGGTTTAA